A single window of Desulfobacterales bacterium DNA harbors:
- a CDS encoding RDD family protein: protein MSNRPDPVAATFAERTMALLIDCALLTLGHGAVFALVVAGLNGLGARALLGSIIALFLCLPIFLLAYIVLSMAYFTLLPAWGGQTPGKLAMGIRVVPDGQPATLGGAFLRWVGYLVSTLPLGAGFLWAALDKDRRAWHDHLAATVVLVKRKEYSS from the coding sequence ATGAGTAACCGGCCGGACCCTGTTGCAGCGACCTTTGCCGAGCGGACCATGGCCCTTTTGATCGATTGCGCCTTGCTCACCCTGGGCCATGGGGCGGTATTTGCCCTGGTGGTCGCCGGGTTGAACGGTCTTGGTGCCCGGGCCCTGCTCGGTAGTATCATTGCCCTCTTTCTTTGCCTGCCGATTTTTCTGCTGGCCTATATTGTCCTGAGCATGGCCTACTTTACCCTGTTGCCCGCCTGGGGCGGGCAGACCCCGGGCAAGCTGGCCATGGGGATCCGGGTTGTCCCGGACGGGCAGCCGGCGACCCTGGGGGGTGCGTTTTTACGCTGGGTCGGTTACCTGGTCTCAACCCTTCCCCTTGGCGCTGGTTTTCTCTGGGCCGCCCTGGACAAGGACCGGCGTGCCTGGCATGATCACCTGGCCGCCACCGTGGTCCTGGTCAAACGCAAGGAGTACTCGTCCTAA
- a CDS encoding menaquinol oxidoreductase, whose product MKHSFLAVIGLALIAFLGAQVSGLQYLFGVVFPYLAFAMFLGGFVYKVLGWAKSPVPFRIPTTCGQSHSVPGIKQDKYDCPTTTGQVVVRMMLEIFLFRSLFRNTKAEIHGGPKLTHESSKWLWIAGLTFHYSFL is encoded by the coding sequence ATGAAGCATTCATTCCTTGCAGTAATCGGCTTGGCGTTGATTGCATTCCTGGGCGCACAGGTGTCCGGCCTGCAGTATCTCTTTGGGGTGGTCTTCCCCTATCTGGCCTTTGCGATGTTTCTGGGAGGGTTTGTCTACAAGGTTCTGGGCTGGGCCAAGTCGCCGGTGCCCTTCCGGATCCCGACAACCTGCGGTCAGAGCCATTCCGTTCCCGGAATCAAGCAGGACAAGTATGACTGTCCCACAACCACCGGCCAGGTGGTCGTCCGGATGATGCTGGAGATATTCCTGTTTCGCTCTCTGTTCCGCAACACCAAGGCCGAGATCCACGGTGGTCCGAAACTGACCCACGAGTCCAGCAAGTGGCTGTGGATCGCCGGACTGACCTTCCATTACAGCTTCCTGG
- the hisA gene encoding phosphoribosylformimino-5-aminoimidazole carboxamide ribotide isomerase, which yields MRFRPCIDLHHGKVKQIVGSTLREDSPRELQTNFVADLSAAHYAGMYRRDGLAGGHLIMLGPGNEQAAREALQAFPGGLQIGGGIKADNAVAWLDRGAGAVIVTSYVFQGGMVHEHRLRELRDLVGRERLVLDLSCRRRDGLYYVVTDRWQRFTEVVINSQTLSYFSKYCFEFLIHAADVEGKCAGIAEDLVEELGRCCPIPATYAGGVRNIDDLERIRELSHGRLDVTVGSSLDIFGGTGITYAEALALHNRWQAHDASPAAPVA from the coding sequence ATGCGATTCAGGCCCTGCATCGATCTCCATCACGGCAAGGTTAAACAGATTGTCGGCTCGACCCTGCGCGAGGACTCGCCCCGGGAACTCCAGACCAACTTTGTCGCTGATCTGTCCGCGGCCCACTATGCCGGCATGTATCGCCGGGACGGCCTGGCCGGCGGTCATCTGATCATGCTCGGTCCCGGTAACGAGCAGGCGGCCCGGGAGGCCCTGCAGGCCTTTCCAGGGGGCCTGCAGATCGGCGGCGGCATCAAGGCGGACAATGCCGTTGCCTGGCTCGACCGGGGCGCCGGGGCGGTGATCGTCACCTCCTATGTGTTCCAGGGCGGCATGGTCCACGAACACCGGCTGCGTGAACTCCGTGACCTGGTGGGCCGGGAACGGCTGGTCCTTGACCTGAGCTGCCGCAGACGGGACGGGCTCTATTATGTGGTGACCGACCGCTGGCAGAGGTTCACCGAAGTGGTGATCAATTCCCAGACCCTTTCCTATTTTTCCAAGTACTGTTTCGAATTTCTGATTCACGCCGCCGATGTCGAGGGCAAGTGCGCCGGTATTGCCGAGGACCTGGTCGAAGAGCTGGGGCGCTGCTGCCCGATTCCGGCAACCTATGCCGGCGGGGTCCGTAATATCGACGACCTTGAACGGATCCGCGAACTGAGCCACGGGCGGCTTGACGTGACCGTGGGCAGCAGCCTGGACATCTTCGGCGGCACCGGGATTACCTATGCCGAGGCCCTGGCGCTGCATAACCGCTGGCAGGCCCACGATGCATCCCCGGCCGCTCCGGTTGCCTGA
- the fusA gene encoding elongation factor G has protein sequence MKWNIDKVRNIGISAHIDSGKTTLTERILYYTQRIHAIHEVRGKDGVGATMDSMDLEKERGITIQSAATYCSWQDHTVNIIDTPGHVDFTIEVERALRVLDGAVLILCSVGGVQSQSITVNRQMTRYKVPRIVFINKCDRTGANPGRVARQVREKLGLNAVMMQLPIGLESDLNGVIDLVKMKAIYFDGDQGETIRYDEIPADLLAEAEARREELLDAASMFSDELMEAALEGTPTEEMIIAAVRQGTLALELAPVLVGSAYKNKGVQPLLDAVINYLPAPADIENTALDMANDEQEFTVVPDPEKPLISLAFKLEDGRYGQLTYVRTYQGAMKKGDTIVNSRTGKKVKIGRLVRMHANEMEEIEQAGPGDIVALFGIDCASGDTFTSPEVSMSMSSMHVPEPVISLAIIPVDNKSQGNMSKALNRFTKEDPTFKTFVDPETNETIISGMGELHLDVYIERMKREYMAEVEAGRPRVAYRETITRRAEFNYIHKKQTGGSGQFGRVAGYMEPLEEGEYEFVDKIVGGAIPREFISSCDKGFTKSLQKGTLAGAPVTGVRCVINDGAAHAVDSSDVAFQLAAVGAFKEGYLKARPVIMEPIMKVAAEGPSEFQGAVMGSLNQRRGIIIGTTEESNYTVVEAEVPLAEMFGYSTVLRSLTQGKAEFTMEFSAYKPVPKSVAEDVIKAYQEEKNKK, from the coding sequence ATGAAGTGGAATATCGACAAGGTTCGTAATATCGGGATCAGCGCCCATATCGATTCGGGCAAAACGACCCTGACCGAGCGCATTCTGTACTATACCCAGCGGATTCACGCCATCCATGAGGTGCGGGGCAAGGACGGTGTCGGCGCGACCATGGACTCCATGGACCTGGAAAAGGAACGCGGGATCACCATCCAGTCGGCAGCCACCTACTGCTCCTGGCAGGACCATACGGTCAATATCATCGACACCCCGGGTCATGTCGACTTTACCATCGAGGTGGAGCGGGCCTTGCGGGTCCTGGACGGCGCGGTCCTGATCCTTTGTTCGGTGGGCGGGGTCCAGTCCCAGAGTATTACGGTGAACCGGCAGATGACCCGCTACAAGGTGCCGCGGATCGTCTTTATCAACAAATGCGACCGGACCGGCGCCAACCCCGGGCGGGTGGCCCGCCAGGTCCGGGAGAAGCTGGGCCTCAACGCGGTGATGATGCAGCTCCCCATCGGGCTGGAAAGCGACCTCAACGGGGTGATCGACCTGGTCAAGATGAAGGCGATCTATTTTGACGGCGATCAGGGGGAAACCATCCGTTACGACGAGATCCCGGCCGATCTGCTGGCCGAGGCCGAGGCCCGGCGGGAGGAGTTGCTGGATGCCGCCTCCATGTTCTCCGATGAACTGATGGAAGCAGCGCTTGAGGGCACCCCCACCGAGGAGATGATCATCGCGGCGGTACGGCAGGGAACCCTGGCCCTGGAGCTGGCCCCGGTGCTGGTGGGTTCGGCCTACAAGAACAAGGGGGTCCAGCCCCTTCTCGACGCGGTGATCAACTATCTGCCCGCTCCCGCGGATATCGAGAACACCGCCCTGGATATGGCCAACGACGAGCAGGAATTCACGGTTGTCCCTGATCCGGAAAAACCCTTGATCTCCCTGGCCTTTAAACTCGAGGATGGCCGCTACGGCCAGTTGACCTATGTCCGTACCTACCAGGGGGCGATGAAAAAGGGTGACACCATTGTCAACAGCCGTACCGGCAAGAAGGTCAAGATCGGACGGCTGGTCCGGATGCATGCCAATGAGATGGAGGAGATCGAGCAGGCCGGACCCGGCGATATCGTTGCCCTGTTCGGCATTGATTGCGCCTCGGGCGACACCTTCACCTCGCCCGAAGTCTCGATGTCCATGAGTTCGATGCATGTGCCGGAGCCGGTCATTTCCCTGGCTATCATTCCGGTGGACAACAAGTCCCAGGGCAACATGTCCAAGGCCTTGAACCGGTTCACCAAGGAGGATCCCACCTTTAAGACCTTTGTCGATCCGGAGACCAATGAAACGATCATCTCGGGCATGGGCGAGCTTCATCTCGATGTGTACATCGAGCGGATGAAGCGGGAGTACATGGCCGAGGTGGAGGCGGGCCGGCCGCGGGTGGCCTATCGCGAGACCATCACCCGGCGGGCCGAGTTCAATTACATCCACAAGAAGCAGACCGGCGGTTCGGGCCAGTTCGGCCGGGTGGCCGGCTACATGGAGCCCCTGGAAGAGGGTGAGTATGAGTTTGTCGATAAGATCGTCGGCGGGGCCATTCCGCGGGAATTCATCTCCTCTTGCGACAAGGGTTTCACCAAGAGCCTGCAGAAGGGCACCCTGGCCGGCGCGCCGGTCACCGGGGTCCGTTGCGTGATCAACGACGGCGCCGCCCATGCGGTGGACTCCTCGGATGTGGCCTTCCAACTGGCGGCAGTGGGCGCCTTTAAGGAAGGATACCTCAAGGCCAGGCCGGTGATCATGGAGCCGATCATGAAGGTGGCGGCGGAAGGACCGTCCGAGTTCCAGGGCGCGGTGATGGGCAGCCTGAACCAGCGCCGGGGGATCATTATCGGTACCACCGAGGAAAGTAACTACACCGTGGTGGAGGCCGAGGTCCCGCTGGCGGAGATGTTCGGCTATTCCACGGTGCTCCGCTCCCTGACCCAGGGCAAGGCCGAGTTTACCATGGAGTTCAGTGCCTATAAGCCGGTGCCCAAGAGTGTTGCCGAGGACGTAATCAAGGCGTACCAGGAAGAAAAGAACAAGAAATAA
- a CDS encoding RsbRD N-terminal domain-containing protein yields the protein MSLDTLLDEKRADLGAKWIKLVLATYGAPEFLNSQQNRFANPIGYTVTAGIGKILQVLVSGSDLATAAAPLEEIIKIRAVQDFSPSDAVSFVFGLKQIVRHELRKELRDATVPADLAGFEARVDSLALMAFDLYMASRERLFQVRLNELKSGNHVLTDDMVCPSAFLRQERKGSAAKHK from the coding sequence ATGAGCCTGGATACCTTGCTGGACGAAAAGAGAGCAGACCTCGGAGCAAAGTGGATCAAGCTGGTGCTGGCCACTTACGGGGCCCCTGAATTTCTCAACAGTCAACAGAACCGTTTTGCCAATCCCATTGGATATACGGTAACCGCCGGGATCGGTAAAATCTTGCAGGTGCTTGTGTCAGGCAGTGACCTGGCTACGGCCGCGGCCCCCCTGGAGGAGATCATCAAGATCCGGGCTGTTCAGGACTTTTCTCCCTCCGACGCCGTCTCCTTTGTGTTCGGGTTGAAGCAAATAGTCCGGCACGAGTTACGGAAGGAACTGCGGGACGCAACAGTGCCGGCCGACCTGGCCGGGTTCGAGGCCCGGGTCGATTCCCTGGCGCTTATGGCCTTTGATTTATATATGGCCAGCCGGGAGCGGCTGTTCCAGGTCCGCCTGAACGAACTGAAGAGCGGGAACCATGTGCTGACCGATGACATGGTCTGCCCGTCCGCGTTTCTCCGGCAAGAGCGCAAAGGGTCCGCGGCAAAACATAAGTAA